Genomic segment of Cytobacillus suaedae:
TAAATTTTTGCATTTTTAAACAATGAGACTAGGTTTTCTGCTAATTGAGATGTTGTGAAATCATCGTGATATATACGACGATATACTCCTGGATCATCAGAGTTCAGTTTGAAAAATATGGGGTCTCCACTTCCGTGGGAGCAGCTAGCTATATAAACGTATCCGTCTTTTAATGCTGATGTTCCAGGTTCGTATTCGGTATTTTCTTCAATTATATCGTCCACACTCCCCCACATCATATGAGAAACACCATCATAATCCTCAATTGGCTCATCTTCTTGAACTCCAAACTCTGCTCCAATTAAAGGCACTGTTGTATAAAGTTCGATGTACCATTTGGACAATTTCACATTCAATTTTCTTTCTAATCTCTCTATATCACTATCGCTTGATGTTTTGCCAACAAAGTCTGGATATTGCAACTCTTTCAAGTAAGCCATTGGCTTCAAAGATAGTTTCGTTATTTGTCACTATTTAAGACCTCCCAAACTCTATTTTTATCTGTTTATGTAATTATTGGTTATTAAACTATCCTTCCCCGTTAATTCTACAAACTTATTCTAACGGTGATAAATCTAATAATCCAAACTGGTTAAAGAAAATATCTTCTTCATTGTATCTAAAATCTTCTAGTTTACTTATTTTTAGTATTGGAGTATTTTCTCCTATGCTAAATGTATCTCCACTTTTGAATGTCGGATTTTCAACCATATGATAAAGGTTAAAGTTGTTTAATAGTTCAGATGCATCTTCAGGTGATATTGTTGAAGGAGTTACTATATCTGGCAGTCCAAATACTTTCATGCCACAAGAATAATAACAGTCATCAGCTCCAATTAGTGTTACAAAGTGAGAGTACAATGGAAAATACTCTTTTCTTTCACTAAGTTTTAACCATGTATCTCTGGAATGGGCAATGCCTGAACTTTCAATTTTAACTGCAATACCACCAAATTTTAATATACCAGCTCCAACATCAACTATGTCTCTCACAGAGTCAAATCCAACAGTATTTGTAATTTACCTAATACGTAATTTCAATAATCTTGCGA
This window contains:
- a CDS encoding SMI1/KNR4 family protein produces the protein MAYLKELQYPDFVGKTSSDSDIERLERKLNVKLSKWYIELYTTVPLIGAEFGVQEDEPIEDYDGVSHMMWGSVDDIIEENTEYEPGTSALKDGYVYIASCSHGSGDPIFFKLNSDDPGVYRRIYHDDFTTSQLAENLVSLFKNAKI
- a CDS encoding DUF4261 domain-containing protein: MRDIVDVGAGILKFGGIAVKIESSGIAHSRDTWLKLSERKEYFPLYSHFVTLIGADDCYYSCGMKVFGLPDIVTPSTISPEDASELLNNFNLYHMVENPTFKSGDTFSIGENTPILKISKLEDFRYNEEDIFFNQFGLLDLSPLE